From the Hevea brasiliensis isolate MT/VB/25A 57/8 chromosome 13, ASM3005281v1, whole genome shotgun sequence genome, the window ATTACATGAGTTATTAGATCatggagtagagtttgaaatcgtAGCTGGAttattcttagcacattttcgagttaggcctatcttgattgatcgaattaaggctacTCATAAGAAGGATTCTCAGTTTtgtgagattatagatagtattcatcaaggccaagctcaagggttcaaGTTAAATAATTATGGCGTTCTTtattatggcactagactttgtatccccaatgttgatgagttgagaagagaaatcatggaggaggcacgccattctgcttacacagtacacccaggttcaactaagatgtaccgtgatttaagggagcattattggtggggtggcatgaagagggatgttgcagactttgttgctaaatgtttgacttgtcaataggttaaggcagaacatcagagaccatctgggttacttcagccgttgcttattcccgagtggaagtgggagcacatTGCTAtagactttgttgtgggtttacctagtacacgagatggttacaatgcaatctgaGTGATAGTGGAcaaattgacaaaatctgctcatttccttcctgtgaagcctacatatgactttgctaaacttgcacagttgtatataaataagattgttagtcttcatgatGTTttagtttccattgtctctgatcatGGTACttagtttacttctcgattttggaaaaaatttcaagaagctttgggaatacgagtagactttagtactgcttttcaccctcagacataTGGACAGTTAGAAAGGACCATACGGAtgttggaagacatgcttcgtgcatgtgttatggattttggtggctatTGGGATCATTATTTGCCTTTAGtgaagtttgcttataataatagttatcaggcaagtatagagatggctccacacgaggcattatatggtcgaaggtGTAGGTCACCAATTTGTTGGGAtaaagttggagaaagaaggcttactagaccagagttgatacagtTAACTTCAGAGAAAGTATGGTTGATTCGTAATAGACTTTTGACTTCTCAtagtcgacagagaagttatgctaaccttaagcgtaaagatgtagagttTATAGTTGGTAATTATAtatttctgagagtttctcctatgaaaggaatcatgaggtttgggaagaaagggaagcttagctcTAGTTTTGtgggtccatttgaaattttggagagaattggagcagttgcttactgTTTAGCCCTTCCAACTGGTTTTGCGCATGTACATCCAGTTGTCCATATTtttatgcttaggaagtatgtaccagatccatcccATATTTTGCAACCTCATACCATACAATTTAAGGATGATATGTCAAacgaggagcaaccagtaaagattttagatcaacaaattaggaaactccggtctaaAGAAGTagctttggtcaaagtcttgtggcataatcactcaagtagtgaggccacatgggaggcaaaATCTCAAATgtgagccaaatatcctcacttatttgattcttcaggttagaattttgtctatttaAATTCGGGGATCGAATTTCTTTTAAGGAgggaagtatgtggaaacccaatattttatctatttatttatttattttaattagctaacaataatttaatataattattttaaaaaaaagaatattttattggatagcctgcttatttatttttatagatatattatttttgaaattaaatatatatttgtaaTCTGAATAactcagttcaataataactcagttcaataataattattattccaTTCTATACCTAAtgaaactcttgaaatatatataccctaatcaacTCTTTCttataaactttgctctcaaagccTATTTATTatctcctttttctatcaaatactctcaacaggtattttcatcatattttattattgttatatatgtgtgtgtgtatatatatatatatatatatatatatatatttacgatTTATAATTTGATGTGCACAGATAATCCATAAATTATTACTTCTCTATTCGTCACCTTGGATTCTATTTTCAAGGACATTTGAATATTCAATCTATCaactgaaattgtctctctttcgttgaatataactattgtcttggaggtttcagataaatgataattatagtacacagcaccgttttagtcccttttaaaatttcttagcattaaatttgttattaaatgaaaatttaaatcaatattttaataattattttacatgcgatttttttgagttttattttattattaaattttattccgattttgattaaataattgattttatcaaTTATCTCTACATTAGAGCTATTAGAATTCTGGAAACAGACATTtaatgtctttatattgattgatatctgactataaaatttatcaatgtgttacactgaatttattcgagattgatttgatcttattgacactctaaaattattgaaataaactgttgaaattacactatcagttattatttgctatctgaaaattttttattaattttgatagatttgtataaattgattttctattttgaattggtacatgTGTCCAGTATCTGTATCTGTTATCTAGCTacaccgtgtggactatcacggtattagattgcattgttgagtcatgtATCATTGTAATTTATGGTTtgtattagtatcatatgcattgatatctgtgaagaagGATGAAGGTATTTAATATCTGGTAGCACGTTACCATCTGGCATTTGGTGATGTGAGGTATCATCACCTTGGTGTACTgtgtactgtaccataaaattttattgaattaatttattttacatatatattttataaaattattttattaatgattttgatagcatgagcatgattttattgaatagaaaatttattgtgaaattaatcaagcgtctattTGTTCCTATTCTGTTATGTACtacaattatcattcactgagcattagctcaaaccacgttttctctatctgttatctgtttcagatcagtagaattatGCAGCTGATTCAAATATTCAGTCTATTTTCTGGAGAaggacaatctttgatttgttctcatgatatgcccaaattcatgtttaatcaggctaataattagtttagtttattaacAGTTtacgtttttatttgaaatctgtagaaacTCTGCAGTTTACTTATGAgacatttatgatgtttatttagtattttgtttatttggattttgtctatttttttgagattaataagtgacaatatatttattcaatatACTCTGATAAGACttgtatgatttaagaatactcaAATTATGCGCTGATTACGGCTTAGAATTTTAGATAGTGACACTTTCACTGCTCATTAGATGGACATATTCCATATAAAACAACATGCAGTGCAGATATTTAGtaaaaaattgagaaatcgaGTAAGTAATATGTCTCTAGCTACTGAATCAAGCAGGATTAAATGATTGTGGGTAAGATATTCTCATCGTGGTCATGAAACATTACTTTTGCTTTTATTAATTTTCTCTAAATAATTCCAGACAAAAATGAATCCAAGTGATGTAAGAAATAATTCATGTCAAATATTCTTCAATTATTTCATTCTATTTGTATTGATGCTAGTGGGGTGGGGAGCAGTCAGATTCAAAGGCAAGTGAGGTGTATTATTATCTTCATACATAGTACCACAttgtttttcttttaaatattttatttcccaaaaagaaatgaaattattggttTCCATGTTTAAAAAATCATACTAAATTGACCCCAAAAAAAGAATTAATTCGAAACATATTAATTTCTCATTGAATTCCTTTTCAAACCAGACAGATTCCCAAATCATGAAGAAGATCGATCATCAAACCACTACATAGTTAAATTATTTCATGGATACATAAGCTTTTTGACCACATATATACAATTGCATCAATATTAATTAGCTAGAAGGATATAATAAAAGCAACAATATTCTATATGGTTTCGTTTAATTATATCCCAATTATTAGCCATTCGTGTTCCTAATATTTTCTTATATGTttgattttcttttaattaactattaattaaaGTATTTAGGTGAAGGAATGGACCGACCAACCCAAAAGATACAAATGGGTGGTAAATGTAATCacacaatatataattaaatattatcaaTTGCTTGCTTTGATGGTTTACTAAGCCTTTTGTGTTGTTTTTGTAGCTGGAAATTGGTCTCTTTTTACcttcaaattaatattttttaattttagcacCACTCTCTTGGAATGTTCTTCCCTTCTTTCCATGCTACTCCGCCTAATTAACTTTCCCTCTTTCGGCTCTAAAGACCTaatctattttaattttatattttattttttcgccCCTTTTCTTCGCCCCCGGGATGAAGCtgcttttttaataaaaatattattttaaatattattaaaaaaaataattttattattttaatatttttataattaaaatttatttaatttaattttaaattattttttatattttttaattaatatatttaaaaatatatattttttattgcaACTTCAACAAGTACTTAATCTAACAAGTAACTTCTGTAAAAGAGCCACTATGCTGTGCACAGAGATGACGAAAGAATCGAATATTTAAGTTGAACAGTGCAATTTTAGTCCAAAAtttaaagtttaattattattatttttttcttttttcaaattGCATTAAATCAGACCAAGAGCATGTGCTATTCAATAAGGACGTAATCTTGGTCCATGGAAGACGTTTAAACAAGCCCAACTGAGACCCAAAGAGCACTGGCTTAACTAAACCCATGGACTGGACCCTACTTGGGCGGTTGGAGGCTCGTTCTCAAGACTGTAATCGCTTTTATAAGAATAtaatataatctttttttttttttaaatctatttCTTGcttaagagaagaaaaaaaaaaaaaagaaaatttagatTAGTAAATTTTAGAGTCtacttttattaattatttaattaatgattttattatttacaaaatatatatatttctttttttttaattaaagaaataaagaaaattatttcCTTCCCCTTTCATTGTTTTCCTTCTTACCGTCCAAGCAGATTGTAAAAGTGAAATCTCCGTTTAAACGTTCCAGTAAAATGGCGGGCGGAAACTAGACTTTCATTCAAATCCAAACCCTTTCTCACTTCACTTGTTTTTTCTCCTGTCggtctctctctcacacacacgcgCCCCACAGCAAGCATTCATACATGCAAGTCCAGAGTAAAGAGGGGGAATCTTTGCGGATGAGAATGGAGTCTTTGCGACGGATCTGCGACAGAGAGATCCCCGTTGCACTGCAGAAAGTCGACTCCTTTGCGGCGACGTTTGATCATTTTCTGGATTCGACCACTTCCACATTAGATGAAACCCTCCAAAATCAAGGTCAGTATTTGTCGCATCCTGCCTCACTTCAAGTTAGGGTTTTCGGTGTTTTTTATTCAGTACATTCTACATTGTGTGAGATTAGGGTCTTGCGGGTTACTCTGCAATTTTGGGTTTGgtggggggtggggggggggggggggtggggtggTGTGGGGGAGGGGGTGTCAGGATTTTACGAGCTCTGAAGCGTTTTTATTGAAATTCATGACTTCGGCTTTCTTTTTTGCAGGGAAATTAGGCAAGTTGAAATCTAGCTTGCGGGAAGCTGAGGATGACTTTGTTAAAGTGCTGGCGGGTTTGTATCTGCTCTAtgcaattaaaatttgaaaattcgtCTTGATATTCAGTAAGGGTGTCACTCTCTAATTTCTACAATTTTATACATGATTTTTGGACTTATCATCTCAAATGCAATTGCATAATTCACTTATGTCTAGACTTGCATAAGAATTACATTTTCAGTAAGAGAAGTAATGCATTTCAGTCAGTGACCAATGGTAAATCCTGTAGAATTAACTTTGTGACAAGGCAGCCTAATATCCACGTTCTCTGTCTCTTCAAAGGATGTCATTGCAGTTTTAGATGTTAGCATCTTTCCCCAGTTTGCCTAAATATATGAGGCTTTGtatcagcatctgatgcagttgttgttgttgttgttgctgTTGTTTTTTTTTTGCTCTCTAAGCACTTCCCCCTTGTTGTGGTCTATATGTTATAACTTTTATGTATGTTCTTTTGAAATAACATGCTTCCAAACCTGATGTCAGTTTGCTTTTAATAAAGATGCATGATTGTTTAATTTATATGtattctttttttatttcttttctgttATAGTGAAGACTCGTAAGGAGGCTAAACAGTTGGCTATAAGGGACTCCATTTCTGCTACGAGAGCTAGAATAGAAGAACTTGAAAGAACTTTGCAAGTTCAGAGGGCTAGGAGGGATGAATATGCAGCAATTATGTCCCAACAATCTGTTGGTAATATCTTTTGCTCATATCACTTGATCATTACTTGTTTGTACACAGACCTTATTGCTATGCTTATTTTCAAGAAACTTGAATAGTTTATTTATCCTTGATTGTTGTTTTTCAACCAAATTGAACAAGAGGAGAAAATTGTTACCATAGGTTATCTCATGGGAACTCAAGTTTGGTGAATCTAGACCATGAATGAGGGCTTCTATTGTTAGTTGAGTTTGGATACGAAAGATTCTGAAAGGTTGAGATTTCTTGGAATGTGTTATCAAATTGTTTGGACTTGTTATGGCACTGGGGGAACTCATGCAGGCATCTATCAGCATGGGCATGGTACAGTGGAATACTTTATAGTTCCCTTGTCAGATATTGGCACTCATTTTATCCATCTTATCTAGGGTGTTTCAACCTAACTAGTGGTTAGTTTCTGATCTATGAATTGTTTACACCATCATAGTTTATAGGAATATGATTGGCAAGGAAAGAAATCCTGTTGATGTTTGTGGATTTTGAATCATGGAATGCCGTAACATCCTAAAGTTGTCCACAACATagaaaacaattttttaaaagaaattgcTTTCTCAACTCATGACATGCTGTAATATTTCTTATGTGTCTTTCTTTGTCAATTGTATCCAAAAATCATATTTGGATTTGATTTGATGCCCTAAACTTTTGAATTGTAACATAGGTAATAAAATTACttataattctttgtttcttcctTTTTCATTTTTTGGTATCATTTATGGTTTTGGCAAAATATGAAGAAAAGGGAAACCGAGACATTGAACATATAGGAGAAATTCAAGAGGCGATATTATGGTATAATAAGGTTCTTGGTTTCCAAATTGAAGGCGGAAGAGGTAATCATAGCCATTTCATTGTGAAAGATTTATTTCCCTCTTTCTTGATGCATTCCTTACCTTGAAGCTTTTGGTATCATTAGGGGTGAAATTCACATTCAACTACATCAATGTGAGCAATCCATATGAGGAGTACAATTTTACCATTCGCCATGAAGAGGATACATATTCTTGTAAGCAATGCCCACCTGTTGGTTATATGTCATTGTTGAATATGTTCTTGTTATATCTATTTTGAGTTTCATTTTTTTCCTTCTCTTGATTTCAGTGTTGGCTTGTAAACCCCACTTGAATGACACCAAAGACTTGATCCGCGAGTTGAATAGAACCAATGGCTTATTCAAATTTGTTAGAATAATGAGAGAGAAGTTTCAAGAAGCTGCTTCACTTGGTAGAGTTTTTTTCAAAAGCAATATGTATCACAT encodes:
- the LOC110664759 gene encoding kinetochore protein SPC25 homolog isoform X1: MQVQSKEGESLRMRMESLRRICDREIPVALQKVDSFAATFDHFLDSTTSTLDETLQNQGKLGKLKSSLREAEDDFVKVLAVKTRKEAKQLAIRDSISATRARIEELERTLQVQRARRDEYAAIMSQQSVEKGNRDIEHIGEIQEAILWYNKVLGFQIEGGRGVKFTFNYINVSNPYEEYNFTIRHEEDTYSLLACKPHLNDTKDLIRELNRTNGLFKFVRIMREKFQEAASLGGTLPQSSTLHQESATIAASAPAMSVSTDTSDSPVKENVYPHEVKRQSRKVNLGRGAKPSILSPASVRRSPRFVKRKE
- the LOC110664759 gene encoding kinetochore protein SPC25 homolog isoform X2, which translates into the protein MQVQSKEGESLRMRMESLRRICDREIPVALQKVDSFAATFDHFLDSTTSTLDETLQNQGKLGKLKSSLREAEDDFVKVLAVKTRKEAKQLAIRDSISATRARIEELERTLQVQRARRDEYAAIMSQQSVGVKFTFNYINVSNPYEEYNFTIRHEEDTYSLLACKPHLNDTKDLIRELNRTNGLFKFVRIMREKFQEAASLGGTLPQSSTLHQESATIAASAPAMSVSTDTSDSPVKENVYPHEVKRQSRKVNLGRGAKPSILSPASVRRSPRFVKRKE